A single window of Marinobacter sp. LA51 DNA harbors:
- a CDS encoding DUF1249 domain-containing protein has protein sequence MTEWSMQPKRYVPDLRQLGALCDGNYQRLRRLRQLEVDGKPVCEFELHSENIYLGRVQIKLLQTAKYTETLLLEQIHNSGRWLNNPQMTVRVYHDASMAEVISCYRDRQIAPVNDYPNRFMHHPDEKAQVNGFLADWLDYCLRFGHLPMEHAAWSAGEGVD, from the coding sequence ATGACTGAGTGGAGCATGCAACCAAAGCGCTATGTGCCGGATCTGCGGCAGCTTGGTGCCCTGTGCGATGGCAATTACCAGCGCCTGCGCCGGTTGCGCCAGCTTGAGGTGGACGGTAAGCCGGTGTGCGAATTCGAGCTCCACAGTGAAAATATCTACCTGGGTCGGGTTCAAATCAAGCTGTTGCAGACCGCCAAGTACACGGAAACCCTCCTGCTGGAACAGATTCACAATTCTGGACGCTGGCTCAATAACCCGCAAATGACCGTGCGTGTCTATCACGATGCCTCTATGGCTGAGGTGATCAGCTGTTATCGTGATCGCCAGATCGCACCTGTCAACGACTATCCCAACCGATTCATGCACCACCCCGATGAAAAAGCCCAGGTCAACGGCTTCCTAGCGGACTGGCTGGACTATTGCCTGCGCTTTGGTCACCTGCCGATGGAGCACGCTGCCTGGTCCGCTGGCGAGGGCGTCGATTGA
- the cpdA gene encoding 3',5'-cyclic-AMP phosphodiesterase, with the protein MTTKDRNRPFRVLQLTDPHLMADADGELLGVNTRDSLDAVIAQAVKSHGQPDLILATGDLAQDGTEEAYRAFGDRLKVFSCGSAWLAGNHDESGALRRVASEYEAHRRQVIQGGWQCLLLDSSVSGKVYGELAQSELDFLEIALSESPELPTLITLHHHPVDVGCDWMQPIGLRNREDFWQIVDRFPQVKIVLWGHIHQEQGLNRNGVHLLATPSTCIQFTSGSSDFSVEPRPPGYRWFELMPSGEFRTEVGRANDFEFELDQNSSGY; encoded by the coding sequence ATGACTACAAAAGATAGGAACCGGCCATTCCGGGTACTGCAGTTGACAGATCCGCACCTGATGGCCGATGCCGATGGCGAGCTTCTCGGGGTGAATACCCGGGACAGCCTTGATGCCGTCATTGCCCAGGCGGTGAAAAGCCATGGTCAGCCGGACCTCATCCTGGCAACCGGGGACCTTGCCCAGGATGGCACCGAAGAAGCCTACCGGGCCTTTGGTGATCGCCTGAAGGTGTTCTCCTGCGGTTCGGCCTGGCTGGCCGGCAATCACGATGAATCCGGAGCATTGCGGAGAGTTGCGTCGGAATACGAGGCTCATCGTCGGCAAGTTATTCAGGGTGGCTGGCAATGCCTGCTGCTGGACTCCTCAGTGTCGGGAAAGGTTTATGGTGAGCTGGCTCAGTCTGAGCTCGATTTTCTGGAAATAGCCCTGTCTGAGAGCCCGGAACTGCCAACACTGATCACGCTGCACCATCATCCGGTGGACGTCGGCTGCGACTGGATGCAGCCCATCGGTCTGCGCAACCGGGAAGACTTCTGGCAAATCGTCGACCGGTTCCCCCAGGTGAAAATTGTGCTGTGGGGGCACATTCATCAGGAGCAAGGGCTAAATAGAAATGGCGTGCACCTGTTGGCCACGCCATCCACCTGTATCCAGTTCACTTCCGGCTCCAGCGATTTTTCCGTGGAGCCGCGGCCGCCCGGCTATCGGTGGTTTGAGCTGATGCCCTCCGGTGAGTTTCGCACCGAAGTGGGCCGGGCAAACGATTTTGAGTTCGAGCTGGACCAGAACAGTTCGGGCTATTAA
- the metE gene encoding 5-methyltetrahydropteroyltriglutamate--homocysteine S-methyltransferase yields the protein MVTTHNLGFPRIGKQRELKFAQEAFWRSQITETELTETGARLRKENWHAQSQFDLVPVGDFSLYDQVLDMSFTLGHRPERARNGGGTDLDQYFRIARGRSANDDACQSIHAGAMTKWFDTNYHYIVPEFDATTAFALNPERLQAQITEARNQGVTPKPVIIGPITYLWLGRVKDDSNPLDLLDRLLPIYAELLEHFADQGIDWVQVDEPILVTELDLAWRHAFNLAYHHLKTTAPKLLLTTYFGDLRENLQLACDLPVAGLHLDAISAPQEVSRVADWLAPHKVLSVGVVNGRNIWRTDLSKTLDWLEPLYQKLGERLWLAPSCSLLHVPVDLESEQKLDAEVKGWLAFAVQKLEELTTLARALNLGRDAVKDVLGTNAAAVRSRQTSVRANTATAFQALHDLDRSAGSRKTAYHERREIQRRQLPLPPYPTTTIGSFPQTQEIRKARQQFRKGALAEADYTARIRAEIADCVRRQEELGLDVLVHGEAERNDMVEYFGEHLEGYAFSQFGWVQSYGSRCVKPPILFGNISRPRAITVEWSRYAQSLTDKPVKGMLTGPVTILNWSFVRDDQPRKDTALQLALAIREEVLDLEKAGLKIIQIDEAALREGLPLRQSDWAGYLDWAIDAFRLAANGVKDETQVHTHMCYSEFNDILGAITRMDADVITIETSRSDMTLLEAFKDKSYPNDIGPGVYDIHSPNVPEPQDIVALIGKAAERIPAERLWVNPDCGLKTRGWEEVIPALENMVRAAKALRLEQSA from the coding sequence ATGGTGACCACGCACAATCTCGGCTTTCCCCGCATAGGAAAGCAACGCGAACTGAAGTTTGCGCAGGAAGCGTTCTGGCGCAGCCAGATTACCGAAACTGAATTGACCGAGACCGGCGCCCGACTGCGAAAGGAAAACTGGCACGCGCAGAGTCAGTTCGATCTGGTGCCCGTTGGTGACTTCTCGCTTTACGATCAGGTTTTGGATATGAGCTTTACCTTGGGGCACCGCCCCGAACGGGCCCGAAATGGAGGCGGAACCGACCTCGACCAGTACTTCCGGATCGCCCGGGGGCGCTCGGCCAACGATGACGCGTGTCAGTCAATTCACGCTGGCGCCATGACCAAATGGTTCGACACCAACTACCACTACATCGTGCCCGAATTCGACGCGACCACCGCGTTTGCACTCAACCCGGAGCGTCTGCAGGCGCAGATTACCGAAGCCAGAAATCAGGGCGTCACGCCAAAGCCGGTGATCATCGGGCCCATCACCTATTTGTGGCTGGGCCGAGTAAAGGACGACAGCAACCCGCTGGATCTGCTCGATCGCCTGCTACCGATCTATGCCGAGCTGCTGGAGCACTTTGCTGATCAAGGCATCGACTGGGTTCAGGTGGATGAACCGATACTGGTCACCGAACTGGACCTGGCCTGGCGTCATGCCTTCAATCTGGCCTACCACCACCTGAAAACGACAGCACCAAAACTGCTGCTAACCACCTATTTCGGCGACCTGCGGGAAAACCTCCAACTCGCCTGTGACTTGCCCGTGGCAGGCCTGCACCTGGATGCCATCAGTGCGCCCCAGGAGGTCAGCCGGGTTGCAGACTGGTTGGCGCCGCACAAGGTTTTGTCAGTGGGCGTAGTCAACGGCCGCAACATCTGGCGCACCGACCTGAGCAAAACACTGGACTGGCTTGAGCCCCTGTACCAAAAGCTGGGTGAGCGGTTGTGGCTGGCGCCATCCTGCTCACTACTGCATGTTCCCGTGGACCTGGAGAGCGAGCAGAAACTGGACGCTGAGGTCAAAGGCTGGCTCGCATTCGCTGTGCAAAAACTCGAGGAACTGACCACACTGGCCCGCGCTCTGAATCTGGGCCGTGACGCCGTGAAGGACGTCTTGGGGACAAACGCAGCGGCGGTCCGGAGCCGACAAACTTCCGTGCGTGCCAACACCGCGACAGCCTTTCAAGCGCTTCATGATCTGGACCGCTCAGCAGGTTCCCGAAAGACCGCGTATCACGAACGACGAGAGATCCAGCGCCGACAGCTTCCGCTGCCGCCCTATCCAACCACAACGATCGGCTCGTTCCCCCAAACCCAGGAAATCCGCAAGGCACGCCAGCAATTCCGCAAAGGAGCACTGGCAGAGGCGGACTACACAGCGCGGATTCGCGCCGAGATCGCTGACTGCGTTCGCAGGCAGGAGGAACTCGGGCTTGATGTCCTGGTTCATGGCGAAGCGGAACGCAACGACATGGTGGAGTACTTCGGCGAGCACCTGGAAGGCTATGCCTTCAGCCAGTTTGGCTGGGTCCAGTCCTACGGCTCCCGGTGCGTGAAACCGCCCATTCTGTTTGGCAATATCTCCCGCCCCCGCGCCATCACCGTGGAATGGAGCCGCTACGCTCAGTCACTCACGGACAAACCGGTAAAAGGCATGCTCACCGGCCCAGTCACCATTCTGAACTGGTCCTTTGTTCGCGATGACCAGCCCCGCAAAGACACGGCCCTGCAACTGGCCCTGGCGATACGGGAAGAGGTTCTTGATCTGGAAAAGGCTGGCCTGAAGATCATCCAAATTGACGAAGCCGCGCTCCGAGAGGGGCTGCCACTGCGCCAGTCAGATTGGGCAGGCTACCTGGATTGGGCCATCGATGCTTTCAGGCTGGCGGCGAATGGCGTTAAGGATGAGACCCAAGTGCACACTCACATGTGCTACTCCGAGTTTAACGACATCCTGGGCGCCATCACCCGGATGGACGCCGATGTCATCACCATTGAAACATCCCGGTCGGACATGACTCTTCTGGAAGCCTTCAAGGACAAGTCCTACCCGAACGATATAGGCCCGGGCGTTTACGATATCCACTCTCCCAACGTTCCCGAGCCACAGGACATTGTGGCCCTAATTGGAAAGGCTGCAGAGCGGATTCCTGCCGAGCGACTGTGGGTTAACCCGGACTGTGGGTTGAAAACGCGAGGTTGGGAGGAAGTCATTCCGGCGCTGGAAAACATGGTTCGAGCCGCAAAAGCGCTCCGGCTGGAGCAATCCGCTTAA
- a CDS encoding LysR family transcriptional regulator: MLDRNHLEILSAVDRHGSLTAAADTLNLTQSALSHAIRKLEQQLGTAVWVREGRQLRLTQSGEYLLALANRLLPQFEHAERLVGQFAMGQRGSLRVGMECHPCYQWLLKVVGPYLQQWPDVDVDVKQKFQFGGIGALYGHDIDMLVTPDPLHRPGLVFQPVFDYEQVLVVADDHPLAGEQWATPKDLAGETLITYPVEIERLDIFSQFLLPAHVRPARHKTIETTDIMLQMVATGRGVAALPRWLVLEYRDKIPVTPVRLGEHGIAKQIFLGLRERDLGVDYLNSFMTMARDVRWR; the protein is encoded by the coding sequence GTGCTGGACCGAAACCATTTGGAGATTCTCAGTGCTGTCGACCGGCACGGGTCGCTGACCGCCGCAGCCGATACATTGAACCTGACGCAGTCGGCGCTCAGTCACGCCATTCGCAAGCTGGAGCAACAGCTGGGTACGGCGGTGTGGGTTCGTGAAGGGCGACAGCTGCGGTTAACTCAATCAGGTGAGTATTTACTTGCGCTGGCGAACCGGCTGTTGCCGCAGTTTGAACACGCGGAGAGGCTGGTCGGCCAGTTTGCCATGGGCCAGAGGGGTAGTCTGCGGGTCGGGATGGAGTGCCATCCCTGCTACCAATGGTTGCTGAAGGTGGTTGGCCCCTACCTTCAGCAATGGCCCGACGTTGATGTGGATGTGAAGCAGAAATTTCAGTTCGGCGGGATCGGTGCCCTTTACGGTCATGATATCGATATGTTGGTGACACCCGATCCTCTGCATCGGCCGGGCCTGGTGTTTCAGCCGGTGTTTGACTACGAGCAGGTGCTGGTGGTGGCCGATGATCACCCGCTGGCGGGCGAGCAATGGGCGACGCCGAAGGATCTCGCCGGTGAAACGCTCATCACCTATCCGGTGGAGATTGAACGGCTCGACATCTTCAGCCAGTTTTTGTTGCCAGCTCATGTTCGGCCAGCCCGCCACAAAACCATCGAAACCACGGACATCATGCTACAGATGGTCGCCACTGGGCGCGGAGTTGCGGCGCTGCCGCGTTGGCTGGTGTTGGAATACCGCGATAAAATCCCGGTCACGCCGGTGCGCCTCGGTGAACACGGCATCGCTAAACAGATCTTTTTAGGCCTTCGGGAGCGGGATCTGGGGGTGGACTACCTGAATTCCTTCATGACGATGGCCCGTGATGTTCGCTGGCGCTAG
- the gcvH gene encoding glycine cleavage system protein GcvH → MSDIPADLKYIETHQWVRVSDDGTATVGITDFAQEQLGDVVYIGVPDLGVTVNGGEEAGVAESVKSASDVFSPVTGEVVAVNEALEDEPEKVNEDPYGDGWLFKVKLVDQGELDGLMDATAYTEHVAAEG, encoded by the coding sequence ATGAGTGATATACCTGCAGATTTGAAATACATCGAAACCCACCAGTGGGTACGTGTCTCTGACGATGGCACCGCAACCGTGGGCATCACCGACTTTGCTCAGGAGCAGCTTGGTGATGTGGTTTACATCGGGGTGCCTGATCTGGGTGTGACAGTGAACGGCGGCGAAGAAGCCGGCGTGGCGGAGTCGGTGAAGTCTGCATCGGACGTGTTCAGCCCGGTCACAGGTGAAGTTGTTGCGGTGAACGAGGCCCTTGAGGACGAACCGGAAAAGGTCAACGAAGACCCCTACGGTGATGGCTGGCTGTTCAAGGTCAAGCTGGTGGACCAGGGCGAACTCGACGGGCTGATGGACGCAACCGCCTACACCGAGCACGTGGCTGCCGAGGGCTAA
- a CDS encoding class I SAM-dependent rRNA methyltransferase — translation MNFPVLYLRKGAERRLRAGHLWVYSNEVDTRRSPLTEFEAGSQAELRAANDKPLGTIFVNPHALICGRLISRDASHGMTPKRLTDRLETALSLREKLFDRPFYRWVFGDSDGLSGLVIDRFDDTVVVQISTAGMELLKDAIVRAVQRLAHPTAIILKNDGKMRKVEGLETYVEQAHGPEVSLLKVEENGVRFEVPLEGGQKTGWFYDHRMNRQRLQSYAPGKRVLDVFSYVGGWGIQAACAGATQVTCVDSSSSAIESVHHNARLNGLDNVETIEGDAFEALKALCDEKEKFDIVVLDPPALIPRRRDQKAGEQAYARLNQLGLRLLERDGILVSASCSMHLSQDRLTDIIRSSGRKIDRFVQLLEQGHQAPDHPVIPGIPETDYIKSSFVRSLTGFF, via the coding sequence ATGAATTTCCCAGTGTTGTATTTACGCAAAGGCGCCGAGCGCAGGCTGCGGGCGGGGCACTTATGGGTTTACAGCAACGAAGTGGATACCCGGCGTTCGCCGCTGACAGAATTTGAGGCGGGCTCCCAGGCCGAGCTGCGGGCCGCCAATGACAAGCCGCTGGGAACAATTTTCGTCAATCCCCATGCGCTGATCTGCGGTCGTTTGATTAGCCGGGATGCCAGTCACGGCATGACGCCCAAGCGCCTGACGGATCGCCTGGAAACGGCGCTGTCGCTACGGGAAAAGCTGTTTGACCGGCCGTTTTACCGTTGGGTGTTCGGTGACAGCGATGGCCTGTCCGGACTGGTGATTGATCGCTTTGACGATACCGTCGTGGTGCAGATCTCCACCGCTGGCATGGAACTGCTGAAAGACGCCATTGTGCGTGCAGTTCAGCGCCTGGCCCACCCCACCGCGATCATCCTGAAGAACGATGGCAAGATGCGGAAGGTCGAGGGGCTTGAGACCTACGTTGAACAGGCTCATGGACCTGAGGTGTCTCTGCTGAAGGTGGAGGAAAACGGCGTACGCTTCGAAGTGCCGCTTGAAGGCGGCCAGAAAACCGGTTGGTTCTACGATCACCGGATGAATCGCCAGCGGTTGCAATCCTATGCTCCTGGGAAACGAGTGCTGGATGTGTTCAGCTACGTGGGCGGTTGGGGCATTCAGGCCGCCTGCGCCGGCGCCACCCAGGTTACCTGTGTCGACAGCTCGTCCTCGGCCATTGAGTCGGTGCATCACAACGCTCGCCTTAACGGTCTTGATAACGTGGAAACTATTGAAGGCGATGCCTTTGAGGCGCTTAAAGCGTTGTGCGACGAGAAAGAAAAATTCGACATCGTCGTGCTTGATCCACCCGCGCTGATTCCCAGGCGTCGTGACCAAAAGGCGGGTGAGCAGGCGTATGCCCGGCTGAATCAACTGGGCCTGCGGCTGCTCGAGCGGGATGGTATTCTGGTATCGGCATCCTGTTCCATGCACCTGTCCCAGGATCGGCTAACCGATATCATCCGCAGCAGCGGCCGGAAAATCGACCGATTTGTGCAGCTGCTGGAGCAGGGGCATCAGGCGCCGGACCACCCGGTCATTCCGGGTATTCCGGAGACTGACTACATCAAGTCCAGCTTTGTCCGGTCTCTAACCGGTTTCTTCTGA
- a CDS encoding HAD family hydrolase, producing the protein MTLAIFDLDNTLLAGDSDHAWGEFLVEEGIVDAEEYRKANDRFYQEYLNGELDILHYLGFALQPLASHNLDQLLTWRDSFMDKKVRPMMQRKAAELLDSHRAQGHTLMIITATNRFVTEPIAEALGIEHLIATEPELVNGRYTGEVAGVPSFQDGKVTRLQDWLTAYGHDLDGAWFYSDSHNDAPLLREVENPVAVDPDPTLEGLARENGWQILSLRD; encoded by the coding sequence TTGACGCTCGCAATTTTTGATCTGGACAACACGCTTCTTGCTGGCGACAGCGACCACGCCTGGGGAGAATTCCTGGTTGAAGAAGGCATTGTGGATGCGGAAGAGTATCGCAAGGCTAATGACCGGTTTTATCAGGAATACCTGAACGGCGAACTGGATATTCTTCACTACCTGGGCTTTGCCTTGCAGCCGCTGGCAAGCCACAATCTGGATCAGTTACTGACCTGGCGTGACTCCTTTATGGACAAGAAGGTCCGGCCGATGATGCAACGAAAGGCGGCTGAACTACTGGACAGCCATCGGGCGCAGGGCCACACCCTGATGATCATCACCGCCACCAACCGTTTTGTGACCGAACCGATTGCCGAGGCACTGGGCATTGAACACCTGATCGCAACCGAGCCTGAGCTGGTGAACGGTCGCTACACCGGCGAGGTTGCCGGTGTGCCCAGTTTTCAGGATGGCAAGGTTACTCGCCTGCAGGATTGGCTTACCGCCTACGGGCATGACCTTGACGGAGCCTGGTTCTATAGCGATTCCCACAACGACGCCCCCCTGCTCCGAGAAGTCGAAAACCCCGTCGCCGTCGATCCGGACCCAACGCTTGAGGGGCTGGCCCGGGAAAACGGCTGGCAGATCCTCTCTCTAAGGGACTGA
- a CDS encoding RNA pyrophosphohydrolase: MIDSDGFRPNVGIILANHRGEVLWARRIGQDSWQFPQGGINHDESPEAALYRELGEEIGLGASDVEIISCTRGWLRYRLPRRMVRHNSHPVCVGQKQKWFLLRMLSPDAQVCVDGTDSPEFDGWQWVSYWYPLGQVVSFKREVYRRALRELAPRLFYNMEQWRRHEQNRNAKEHQK, from the coding sequence GTGATTGATTCAGACGGTTTCAGACCCAACGTCGGAATCATTCTGGCCAACCACCGGGGAGAAGTTCTCTGGGCACGGCGAATAGGGCAGGACTCTTGGCAGTTCCCCCAAGGTGGCATCAATCATGATGAATCACCGGAGGCGGCACTGTACCGGGAGCTGGGAGAGGAAATCGGTCTCGGAGCTAGCGATGTCGAAATCATCAGCTGTACCCGTGGCTGGCTTAGGTACCGGCTTCCGAGGAGGATGGTACGCCATAACTCGCACCCCGTTTGTGTGGGCCAAAAACAGAAATGGTTCCTGCTGAGGATGTTATCGCCGGATGCGCAAGTGTGCGTGGACGGTACCGATTCACCGGAATTCGACGGCTGGCAGTGGGTTAGCTACTGGTATCCGTTGGGTCAGGTAGTATCGTTTAAACGGGAAGTGTATCGACGTGCGTTGCGAGAGCTCGCGCCTCGGCTGTTCTACAACATGGAGCAGTGGCGCAGGCATGAGCAGAACCGGAACGCAAAGGAACACCAGAAATGA
- the ptsP gene encoding phosphoenolpyruvate--protein phosphotransferase yields MLSILRSLVQEVNSARDLQEALDVIVSRVQKAMGTEVCSVYLLDPATNRYILMATEGLYRKAVGKVSLGYSEGLVGLVGSREEPINLEDAPSHPRYRYFPETGEERFRSFLGVPIIHHRRVLGVLVVQQRESSRCFDEGEEAFLVTVSAQLAGVIAHSEATGAISGLSLTGEEARDVSFNGVPGAPGVAIGAGVVVYPSADLDVVPEKPTDDIDQELELFRAAVKAVREDIERVANRLASQLRPEEQALFDVYLRMLGDEALPGEVANNIRAGVWAQGALKQVVQQYIRHFEMMDDHYLQERAVDVRDLGRRLLSHLQEGEQLHLEYPERTVLVSEELTPAMLGEVPKGQLVGLVSVKGSSNSHVAILARAMGVPTVMGLVDIPVNQLDGKELIVDGFEGQIFASPSDDLRAFYQAIYDEEDELIRGLEVLRDKPCETTDNHRVSLLVNTGLMTDVVRSLSHGAEGIGLYRTEVPFMIKDRFPSEQEQREYYREQLEAFAPNPVTMRTLDIGGDKSLTYFPIQEENPFLGWRGIRVTLDHPEIFLVQVRAMLKASEGLNNLQIMLPMISNISEVEESLHLIYRVYHEVREEGYDIHMPKVGVMVEIPAAVYQIRELADRVDFLSVGSNDLTQYLLAVDRNNPRVAQLYHSYHPAVLQALVRIAQDAHVVGKPVGICGELAGDPGGALLLMAMGYDSLSMNAASLPKVKSVIRSVSREWAMQLLEDVLLLDSPHVIKSCVDLALRNAGFGRYLRPGKSNTVAFAEKALS; encoded by the coding sequence ATGCTGAGCATACTGCGAAGTCTTGTACAAGAGGTAAACAGCGCCCGCGATTTGCAGGAGGCGCTGGATGTCATTGTCTCGCGGGTGCAAAAGGCCATGGGGACAGAGGTCTGTTCCGTTTACCTGCTGGATCCCGCTACCAACCGCTATATTCTGATGGCCACCGAAGGCCTCTATCGCAAGGCTGTCGGTAAGGTCAGCCTTGGTTATTCCGAAGGTCTGGTCGGCCTTGTTGGCTCCCGTGAGGAGCCAATCAATCTCGAAGACGCGCCGTCGCATCCCCGCTACCGCTATTTCCCGGAGACCGGTGAAGAGCGATTCCGGTCGTTCCTGGGTGTGCCCATCATTCACCACCGGCGCGTGCTGGGCGTCCTGGTCGTCCAGCAGCGTGAAAGCTCCCGTTGCTTTGACGAAGGCGAAGAGGCTTTCCTTGTCACCGTGTCTGCCCAACTGGCAGGGGTGATCGCCCACAGCGAGGCCACCGGAGCTATTAGTGGCCTGTCGCTGACCGGCGAAGAGGCTCGGGATGTCAGTTTCAACGGTGTGCCGGGCGCTCCCGGCGTTGCCATCGGCGCAGGTGTGGTGGTCTATCCGTCCGCCGATCTGGATGTGGTGCCAGAGAAACCAACTGACGATATCGATCAGGAACTTGAGCTGTTCCGTGCTGCCGTGAAGGCTGTACGGGAGGACATCGAACGGGTCGCCAATCGGCTGGCGTCGCAACTTCGGCCAGAAGAGCAGGCGCTGTTTGATGTCTATCTGCGAATGCTCGGTGATGAAGCCTTGCCGGGCGAGGTTGCCAACAATATCCGCGCTGGGGTTTGGGCCCAGGGGGCCTTGAAACAGGTGGTCCAACAGTACATCCGTCATTTCGAAATGATGGACGATCACTATCTGCAGGAGCGCGCTGTCGACGTACGAGATCTGGGCCGCAGGCTGCTCTCGCATCTGCAGGAGGGGGAGCAGCTGCACCTTGAGTATCCGGAGCGGACGGTGCTGGTCAGCGAGGAGCTGACACCGGCTATGCTCGGGGAAGTGCCCAAGGGGCAGTTGGTGGGGTTGGTGTCTGTTAAAGGTTCCAGTAACTCACATGTTGCGATCCTGGCCCGCGCGATGGGCGTACCCACCGTTATGGGCCTGGTGGATATCCCGGTAAACCAGCTGGATGGCAAAGAACTGATTGTCGACGGCTTCGAGGGCCAGATCTTTGCATCGCCGTCAGATGATTTGCGGGCCTTTTATCAGGCCATCTACGACGAAGAAGATGAGCTGATTCGCGGTCTTGAGGTGCTTCGGGACAAGCCGTGCGAGACCACCGATAACCATCGTGTGTCACTGCTGGTGAATACCGGGCTGATGACTGATGTGGTCCGGTCGCTGTCGCACGGGGCCGAAGGCATCGGTCTGTACCGCACCGAAGTTCCGTTCATGATCAAGGACCGCTTTCCGTCTGAGCAGGAACAGCGAGAGTACTATCGTGAGCAGCTGGAGGCATTTGCCCCGAACCCGGTCACCATGCGGACCCTGGACATCGGAGGCGACAAGTCGCTGACCTATTTCCCGATTCAGGAAGAAAATCCATTCCTGGGCTGGCGCGGCATCCGGGTTACGCTCGACCATCCGGAAATCTTCCTGGTGCAGGTTCGGGCCATGCTCAAGGCCAGTGAAGGGCTGAACAACTTGCAGATCATGCTGCCCATGATCAGCAATATTTCCGAGGTTGAGGAGTCGTTGCACCTGATCTACCGGGTGTACCATGAGGTCCGCGAAGAGGGCTACGACATCCACATGCCGAAAGTGGGCGTGATGGTGGAAATACCCGCCGCGGTTTACCAGATCCGTGAACTGGCAGACCGGGTAGATTTCCTGTCCGTGGGCTCCAACGACCTGACCCAGTATTTGCTGGCGGTTGACCGGAACAATCCACGAGTGGCGCAGCTCTACCATTCCTATCATCCGGCCGTGCTGCAGGCACTGGTGCGGATTGCCCAGGACGCTCATGTTGTGGGTAAACCGGTAGGTATATGCGGCGAATTGGCCGGGGACCCGGGAGGGGCACTCTTGTTGATGGCCATGGGCTATGACTCCCTGTCCATGAACGCGGCCAGCCTGCCCAAGGTGAAGTCGGTGATTCGTAGCGTTAGCCGGGAGTGGGCAATGCAGCTGCTTGAAGACGTCCTGTTGCTGGATTCTCCCCATGTTATCAAGAGTTGCGTGGATCTGGCGTTGCGCAATGCCGGTTTCGGGCGCTACCTCCGCCCGGGGAAATCGAACACCGTGGCCTTTGCTGAAAAGGCCCTTTCCTGA